From Pirellulales bacterium, one genomic window encodes:
- a CDS encoding DinB family protein codes for MNDLIRDSEHEFRRHRQLAERAMVQLDDEAFFRRPEMQVNPVALIVKHLAGNLRSRWTDFLTSDGDTPSRNRDDEFVLGPNDSRSHLMAQWEAGWAALEETLKSLEPSDLEKTITIRGERHSVQQALLRGMSHVAYHTGQILYLVRLWKPDAAWLTIAPGQSLSHKASYRNA; via the coding sequence ATGAACGACCTGATTCGAGATTCTGAGCATGAATTCCGGCGGCATCGGCAGCTTGCCGAGCGGGCGATGGTGCAATTGGACGACGAAGCGTTCTTTCGCAGGCCGGAGATGCAGGTGAACCCGGTCGCGCTGATCGTCAAGCATTTGGCCGGAAATCTGCGGTCGCGGTGGACCGATTTTCTAACGAGCGACGGAGACACGCCGAGCCGTAACCGCGACGATGAGTTTGTTCTGGGACCGAACGATAGTCGATCGCATTTGATGGCGCAATGGGAGGCGGGCTGGGCCGCACTTGAAGAGACGCTTAAGTCGCTGGAACCGTCGGACCTTGAAAAGACCATCACGATTCGCGGCGAACGGCATTCGGTGCAACAAGCGCTATTGCGCGGAATGAGCCACGTCGCATATCACACGGGGCAAATCCTGTATTTGGTACGTTTATGGAAGCCCGATGCGGCTTGGCTCACGATTGCGCCGGGGCAAAGCCTGAGCCACAAAGCATCGTACCGCAACGCCTGA